In the genome of Rhodoferax sp. BAB1, one region contains:
- a CDS encoding alkaline phosphatase, which translates to MPIHPTDRRQLLRLAAATASTLWLPRSAWSLGRLQHDPFALGVASGAPTPDGVVLWTRLLFRQPQREAYTLRWEVAHDEAFTRIARSGQVQAEPALGHAVHAEVAGLEADRWYFYRFMLGEAVSPVGRTRTFPRPDAMPARLRLGYASCQRWEHGYYAAWRHMRAEQLDAVMFLGDYIYEYPGATNAVRAVTGGWVLTLDDYRARYALHRSDADLQAMHAACPWLLTWDDHEVQNDYAAQHEGTGVPLLGTVDDFAARRAAAYQAWYEHMPVRASMLTKGLAGLARGAELRIYQQLPFGRLATLHLLDGRQYRDRQPCLKDGQPGSRLVDPAQCPEWADPQRSYLGAAQEQWLDGALARSGGRWNVIGQQTLFGPRDGRPGPGQRLWNDGWDGYAGNRARLTDALQRHAVSNPVLLGGDVHENWVGHVKADYADAGSPAVGVEFCGTSISSRASASAVEKTPERLAENPHFVFGDAQYRGYGVAEFTPGQLRTTLRAVEDATRADAAAFTLAAFEVREGRARIERR; encoded by the coding sequence ATGCCCATTCACCCCACCGACCGCCGCCAGCTGCTGCGCCTGGCGGCCGCCACCGCCAGCACACTCTGGCTGCCACGCAGCGCCTGGAGCCTGGGCCGCCTGCAGCACGACCCCTTTGCCCTGGGCGTGGCCAGCGGTGCCCCAACGCCCGACGGCGTGGTGCTCTGGACGCGCCTGCTGTTCCGGCAGCCGCAGCGCGAGGCCTACACCCTGCGCTGGGAGGTGGCGCACGACGAGGCTTTCACGCGCATCGCCCGCAGCGGCCAGGTGCAGGCCGAACCCGCGCTGGGCCACGCCGTGCATGCCGAGGTGGCGGGCCTGGAGGCCGACCGCTGGTATTTCTACCGTTTCATGCTGGGCGAGGCCGTGAGCCCGGTGGGGCGCACGCGCACCTTTCCGCGGCCCGATGCCATGCCGGCGCGTCTGCGCCTGGGTTATGCCTCCTGCCAGCGCTGGGAACACGGTTATTACGCGGCCTGGCGGCATATGCGCGCCGAGCAGCTGGACGCCGTGATGTTCCTGGGCGACTACATCTACGAATACCCGGGGGCCACCAATGCCGTGCGCGCCGTGACCGGCGGCTGGGTGCTGACGCTGGACGACTACCGCGCCCGTTATGCCCTGCACCGCAGCGACGCCGACCTGCAGGCCATGCACGCGGCCTGCCCCTGGCTGCTGACCTGGGACGACCACGAGGTGCAGAACGACTACGCGGCCCAGCACGAAGGCACGGGTGTGCCGCTGCTGGGTACGGTGGACGACTTTGCCGCGCGCCGCGCCGCCGCCTACCAAGCCTGGTACGAGCACATGCCGGTGCGCGCCTCCATGCTGACGAAGGGCCTTGCCGGCCTGGCGCGTGGTGCCGAGCTGCGCATCTACCAGCAACTGCCCTTTGGCCGGCTGGCCACGCTGCACCTGCTCGACGGCCGCCAGTACCGCGACCGCCAGCCCTGCCTGAAGGACGGCCAGCCCGGTAGCCGGCTGGTTGACCCGGCCCAGTGCCCGGAGTGGGCCGATCCGCAGCGCAGCTACCTGGGTGCGGCGCAGGAGCAGTGGCTGGATGGCGCGCTGGCCCGCTCCGGCGGGCGCTGGAACGTGATCGGGCAGCAGACCCTGTTCGGCCCGCGCGATGGGCGGCCCGGCCCGGGCCAGCGCCTGTGGAACGACGGCTGGGACGGTTATGCGGGCAACCGTGCGCGCCTGACCGATGCGCTGCAGCGGCACGCGGTGAGCAACCCGGTGCTGCTGGGCGGTGACGTGCACGAGAACTGGGTGGGCCACGTCAAGGCCGATTACGCCGACGCCGGCAGCCCGGCGGTGGGCGTGGAGTTCTGCGGCACCAGCATTTCTTCGCGCGCCAGTGCCAGCGCGGTGGAGAAGACGCCCGAGCGCCTGGCCGAGAACCCGCATTTCGTGTTTGGTGACGCCCAGTACCGCGGCTACGGCGTGGCCGAGTTCACACCGGGCCAGTTGCGCACCACCCTGCGCGCGGTGGAGGACGCGACCCGTGCCGATGCCGCCGCCTTCACGCTGGCCGCTTTCGAGGTGCGCGAGGGGCGCGCACGCATCGAGCGGAGATAA
- the rlmB gene encoding 23S rRNA (guanosine(2251)-2'-O)-methyltransferase RlmB, with translation MSSPKVLFGFHAVGVRLKTAPQSIIEIYFEPTRRDARMRQFLEKAKEANVRLIEADGMRLAKLAGSHGHQGVAARVEPLAQVHSLDDLLDALSEPPLLLVLDGVTDPHNLGACLRVADGAGAHAVIAPKDHAVGVNATVAKVASGAAETVPYFMVTNLARTLGELKERNIWCIGTSDDAPKTIYQVDLKGPTALVLGAEGEGMRQLTRKTCDELVGIPMKGAVESLNVSVASGVCLYEALRQRG, from the coding sequence ATGTCCTCCCCCAAAGTCCTGTTCGGCTTCCACGCCGTGGGCGTGCGCCTGAAGACGGCGCCGCAATCCATCATCGAGATCTATTTCGAGCCGACCCGGCGCGACGCGCGCATGCGCCAGTTCCTGGAGAAGGCCAAGGAAGCCAACGTCCGCCTGATCGAGGCCGACGGCATGCGCCTGGCCAAGCTGGCCGGCAGCCATGGTCACCAGGGCGTGGCGGCACGCGTGGAGCCGCTGGCCCAGGTGCATTCGCTGGACGACCTGCTGGACGCGCTGAGCGAGCCGCCCCTGTTGCTGGTGCTGGACGGGGTGACCGACCCGCACAACCTGGGCGCCTGCCTGCGCGTGGCCGACGGGGCCGGGGCGCACGCGGTGATCGCCCCCAAGGACCATGCGGTGGGCGTCAACGCCACGGTGGCCAAGGTGGCCAGCGGCGCAGCCGAGACCGTTCCGTACTTCATGGTGACCAACCTGGCGCGCACCCTGGGTGAGCTGAAGGAACGCAATATCTGGTGCATAGGCACCAGCGACGACGCGCCCAAGACCATCTACCAGGTGGACCTGAAGGGCCCCACGGCCCTGGTGCTGGGGGCCGAAGGCGAGGGCATGCGGCAGCTCACGCGCAAGACCTGCGACGAGTTGGTGGGCATCCCGATGAAGGGCGCGGTGGAAAGCCTGAACGTCTCGGTGGCCAGCGGCGTCTGCCTGTACGAAGCCCTGCGGCAACGAGGGTAA
- a CDS encoding ABC transporter ATP-binding protein, producing the protein MSEPIISVEHVLKSVTDSTGTLDILRDIHFSVPPRQTLAIVGASGSGKSTLLSIMAGLDTPSSGTVRLDGQDLFALDEDERAALRAQKVGFVFQSFQLLGHLTALENVMLPLELAGRKDARKAATEMLDRVGLGQRLGHYPKVLSGGEQQRVALARAFVVQPAVLLADEPTGSLDYATGETVMELMFALNREQGTTLVLVTHDTGIAQRCERRITIEAGRASG; encoded by the coding sequence ATGTCCGAACCCATCATTTCCGTGGAACACGTGCTCAAGTCGGTCACCGACTCGACTGGCACGCTCGATATTTTGCGCGATATCCATTTCAGCGTCCCGCCGCGCCAGACCCTGGCCATCGTCGGCGCCTCGGGGTCCGGCAAAAGCACGCTGCTGTCCATCATGGCCGGGCTGGACACACCCTCAAGCGGCACCGTGCGCCTGGACGGGCAGGACCTGTTTGCGCTGGACGAAGACGAGCGTGCCGCCCTGCGTGCGCAGAAAGTGGGTTTCGTCTTCCAGAGCTTCCAGCTGCTGGGCCACCTGACCGCACTGGAAAACGTGATGCTGCCGCTGGAACTGGCCGGCCGCAAGGACGCCCGCAAGGCCGCCACCGAGATGCTGGACCGCGTGGGCCTGGGCCAGCGCCTGGGGCACTACCCCAAGGTCTTGAGCGGCGGTGAACAGCAGCGCGTGGCCCTGGCGCGCGCCTTCGTGGTGCAGCCCGCCGTGCTGCTGGCCGACGAGCCCACGGGCAGCCTGGACTACGCGACGGGTGAGACCGTGATGGAACTGATGTTCGCGCTGAACCGCGAGCAGGGCACGACCCTGGTGCTGGTGACGCATGACACGGGGATTGCACAGAGGTGCGAGCGGCGGATCACGATCGAGGCGGGGCGGGCGAGTGGTTAA
- a CDS encoding arylesterase, which produces MKFSFLRRYCIVLALLGGFLGLSQAATARTVLVLGDSLSAEYGLPRGSGWVALLEQRLAAEKQAVRVVNASISGETTFGGRSRLAALLAQHQPTHVIIELGGNDALRGLALDATRANLAWMTQQSKKAGARVLLLGMQMPPNYGADYGRRFAGLYQQVARSEKASLVPFFLKGVADGADPTRLFQPDRIHPTAEAQPRMLDNVWPELKKLL; this is translated from the coding sequence ATGAAGTTTTCTTTCTTGCGTCGCTACTGTATCGTGCTCGCCCTGCTGGGCGGTTTCCTGGGGTTATCCCAGGCGGCCACGGCCCGCACGGTGCTGGTGCTCGGTGACTCGCTGAGCGCCGAATACGGCCTGCCGCGCGGCAGCGGCTGGGTGGCCCTGCTGGAGCAGCGCCTGGCCGCGGAGAAGCAGGCGGTGCGCGTGGTCAACGCCAGCATCAGCGGCGAGACCACCTTTGGCGGGCGCTCGCGCCTGGCCGCCCTGCTGGCCCAGCACCAGCCCACGCACGTGATCATCGAACTGGGCGGCAACGACGCGCTGCGCGGCCTGGCGCTGGACGCCACGCGCGCCAACCTGGCGTGGATGACCCAGCAATCGAAAAAGGCCGGCGCACGCGTGCTGCTGCTGGGCATGCAGATGCCGCCCAACTACGGCGCCGACTACGGGCGCCGTTTTGCCGGGCTCTACCAGCAGGTGGCGCGCAGCGAGAAGGCAAGCCTGGTGCCCTTCTTCCTGAAAGGCGTGGCCGACGGCGCCGACCCGACGCGGCTGTTCCAGCCCGACCGCATCCACCCCACCGCCGAGGCCCAGCCCCGGATGCTGGACAACGTCTGGCCCGAACTCAAGAAACTGCTCTGA